From one Magnolia sinica isolate HGM2019 chromosome 18, MsV1, whole genome shotgun sequence genomic stretch:
- the LOC131232528 gene encoding uncharacterized protein LOC131232528 isoform X3, which produces MASSSPAQSSPSIKSWRTAFLTLRDETLTPPPLTSVPNLIRNIIFSHSEIFICAAQDLPPHEVASDVMFLVEIVASIPEGEEVVDTFIHTCHLIHGISCRVCLEMKSSSWTTLLDFLEKMVEWFLCRADTKTVLSGNAARIKAVREILETIRNCSQLESTKLVKLVLKIVSCSHAELFSSSYSIGNQRYAADNGTRTPKFNNLWEVQTLAFAMIGDAFARVGSSVSGDMWRSTLEVLRKVMDVLASKGLLIEDNVMSRFYTSLLHCLHLVLSNPKGSISDHVAGFVASLQIFFIYGLTNKGLLLLPNSSSKEKEVVSLNINSRLEESSSTDKGPYRPPHLRKREGMSTQPFKAWDSWKSPDRESSAPGFASSDSEHSDSDGSVKDADRFRCSKARISAIICIQDLCQADPKSVSAHWKILLPTSDVLQPRKYQATLMTCLLFDPILKTRIAAASTLAAMLDGPSSVFLQVAEYKESTKRGPFTTLSSSLGEILMQLHTGLLHLIHHETHSGLLASSFKVLMLLIAATPYARMPGELLPAVISTVQMRILEDLSFKTEQSSLLATALSCLVAALSTSPPSTRVAEMLQEGTPRGVAGTQAKSNTLHVLFQFSQQAIHPATSFEALQALRAVSHNYPGIMSACWEQVSDTVYALMQVGSPACPSHEVLAWPWKGDTGNTFGSVVEKCIMAAVKVLDECLRASSGFKGTDDLLDDKVLDTPFASDCARRAEVSSAPLYVLDGPEVSKGNSVSHSSGIKQWCEAIEKHLPLTLLHTAPMVRAASVTCFAGITSSVFFSLPKEKQDFVLYSALLVEPLGSLRVSHKFFAEILDEFIRAVEINTHDTLVSVRITASWAIANICDSIRHSASNLPLEMFSAVAPKSGNSPVSLLAECALRLTKDGDKVKSNAVRALGNLARFVRFTSQPTVSNGLKEGDCNWLERMVQAFVSCVTTGNVKVQWNVCHALGNLFLNETLRLQDMAWAPSVYSILLLLLRDSTNFKIRIHAAIALAVPTSRIDYGGSFSDVVQGLVHILENLGSDQVFAPSSFKYRATLEKQLTSTTLHVLGLASSQDPQPLKEFLVKKASFLEEWLKALCSSLADEVCDQPKTEATSTENQRGGSTSSIQKKAMVSKAIRSLLQVYESSNHHQSIARRFEKLVDCLS; this is translated from the exons ATCCATGGTATTAGCTGCCGAGTCTGCCTGGAAATGAAGTCTTCTTCTTGGACCACTTTGTTGGACTTTCTTGAAAAGATGGTAGAATGGTTTCTTTGCAGAGCTGATACAAAGACAGTTTTATCCGGGAATGCTGCTAGAATAAAAGCCGTAAGGGAGATTTTAGAGACTATCAG AAACTGCTCACAATTAGAGAGCACAAAACTAGTCAAGCTCGTTCTCAAAATTGTTTCATGCTCGCATGCTGAGCTGTTTTCCTCATCTTATTCAATTGGCAATCAACGGTATGCTGCTGATAATGGAACCAGAACCCCCAAGTTTAACAATTTGTGGGAGGTTCAGACCCTTGCTTTCGCCATGATAGGGGATGCATTTGCAAGAGTTGGGTCTTCTGTTTCAGGGGATATGTGGCGATCTACACTTGAG GTTTTGAGGAAAGTGATGGATGTCTTGGCATCAAAGGGCCTGCTTATAGAAGATAATGTCATGTCCAG GTTTTATACCTCTCTTCTGCATTGTCTCCATTTGGTTCTCTCCAACCCAAAAGGTTCTATATCGGACCAT GTAGCAGGTTTTGTAGCATCATTGCAAATATTCTTCATATATGGCCTAACTAATAAAGGGCTTTTGCTTTTACCAAATTCCAGCAGTAAAGAGAAGGAAGTTGTCTCTTTGAATATAAATTCAAGACTGGAGGAATCTAGCAGCACTGATAAAGGTCCTTATAGACCTCCACATCTACGCAAAAGGGAAGGGATGAGTACACAGCCATTTAAAGCCTGGGATTCTTGGAAAAGTCCAGATCGTGAATCTTCTGCGCCTGGTTTTGCATCATCAGATTCAGAGCACAGTGATAGCGATGGATCAGTAAAAGATGCAGATCGCTTTCGGTGCTCCAAGGCTAGGATATCTGCCATTATTTGCATACAG GATCTTTGTCAAGCTGATCCTAAATCGGTTAGTGCTCATTGGAAGATACTTTTGCCAACCAGTGATGTGCTACAACCAAG GAAGTATCAGGCAACTCTAATGACATGCTTGCTTTTTGATCCCATCTTAAag ACACGGATTGCAGCTGCCTCAACTTTAGCTGCCATGTTGGATGGTCCTTCATCCGTTTTTCTGCAAGTAGCTGAATACAAAGAATCCACAAAACGTGGACCGTTTACTACTCTTTCAAGCTCCCTCGGTGAAATTCTAATGCAGCTTCATACAG GCTTACTACACTTGATTCATCATGAAACACATAGTGGATTGTTGGCATCCTCATTCAAAGTTCTCATGCTTCTGATTGCTGCTACTCC ATATGCTCGAATGCCTGGAGAGCTGTTGCCTGCTGTTATTTCTACTGTGCAGATGAGGATTTTAGAGGACTTGTCATTTAAAACTGAACAGTCTAGTCTTCTG GCCACTGCTCTTAGTTGTTTGGTTGCTGCTCTGTCTACATCGCCTCCCTCCACACGGGTGGCAGAAATGCTTCAAGAAGGAACACCAAGag gtGTTGCTGGAACCCAGGCAAAGTCAAACACACTTCATGTTTTATTTCAGTTTTCCCAACAAGCAATACATCCTGCTACAAGTTTTGAGGCTCTCCAG GCTCTAAGAGCAGTATCACACAACTACCCAGGTATAATGTCTGCATGCTGGGAGCAAGTTTCTGATACTGTTTATGCATTGATGCAAGTGGGCAGCCCTGCTTGTCCTAGCCATGAAGTTCTAGCTTGGCCATGGAAGGGAGATACTGGAAATACTTTTGGATCAGTTGTAGAAAAATGCATTATGGCTGCCGTTAAG GTTTTGGATGAATGCCTTCGCGCATCATCTGGATTTAAAGGAACAGATGACCTTTTAGATGATAAAGTACTGGACACCCCATTTGCATCTGATTGTGCAAGAAGGGCAGAAGTGTCATCAGCTCCATTATATGTATTAGATGGTCCAGAAGTCTCAAAAGGCAACTCCGTGTcgcattcatcaggaatcaagcagTGGTGCGAGGCTATTGAGAAGCATCTTCCTCTGACTTTATTGCACACTGCTCCAATG GTAAGGGCAGCATCAGTTACTTGTTTTGCCGGGATAACATCTTCTGTTTTCTTTTCTCTCCCAAAGGAGAAACAGGACTTCGTACTTTATTCTGCT CTGCTTGTCGAGCCGTTGGGGTCATTGCGTGTTTCCCACAAATTTTTTGCAG AGATTCTGGATGAGTTTATCCGTGCTGTTGAGATTAACACACATGATACCTTGGTCTCG GTGAGAATAACGGCCTCCTGGGCTATAGCAAATATATGTGATTCTATTCGTCACAGTGCAAGCAATTTGCCTTTGGAAATGTTTTCTGCAG TAGCTCCAAAGTCTGGTAACAGCCCAGTATCCCTTTTAGCTGAATGCGCTCTGCGGTTAACAAAAGATGGTGACAAG GTCAAGTCAAATGCAGTGAGGGCTCTTGGGAATCTTGCGAGATTTGTCAGATTTACAAGTCAACCTACTGTGTCAAATGGGCTAAAGGAGG GAGATTGCAATTGGCTGGAGAGAATGGTGCAAGCATTTGTTTCTTGTGTAACAACTGGAAATGTGAAG GTCCAGTGGAATGTTTGTCATGCTCTAGGCAACCTTTTCCTGAATGAGACATTGAGACTGCAAGATATGGCTTG GGCTCCTTCTGTTTACAGTATTCTTCTACTTCTCCTTCGTGATTCAACTAATTTTAAGATCAGAATACATGCTGCTATTGCCTTGGCTGTGCCAACATCAAGAATtg ATTATGGGGGCTCGTTCTCTGATGTTGTTCAAGGTCTGGTGCATATACTGGAAAACCTTGGTTCAGATCAAGTCTTCGCAccatcaagtttcaagtataggGCCACACTCGAGAAGCAG tTAACATCAACAACCTTGCACGTGCTCGGCCTGGCTTCATCCCAGGATCCACAGCCTCTGAAAGAGTTTCTTGTTAAA AAAGCATCTTTCCTAGAGGAGTGGCTCAAGGCATTATGCTCGTCACTGGCCGATGAAGTCTGCGATCAGCCCAAGACGGAAGCTACTTCCACGGAGAATCAGAGGGGTGGATCCACATCTTCCATTCAGAAGAAAGCAATGGTGTCCAAAGCAATAAGATCATTACTTCAGGTCTACGAAAGCAGCAATCACCACCAGAGCATTGCACGGAGGTTTGAGAAATTGGTTGACTGCTTATCATGA